Within Paralichthys olivaceus isolate ysfri-2021 chromosome 14, ASM2471397v2, whole genome shotgun sequence, the genomic segment CCATCGACCAGGCCAGACAGAGTGAGTTTCACGCCTGCACAGGCAAGAGAAACCAACGTAAGGCATTTCATGTGCAAACGCTGAATTGATTCTCAGAAGTTGGGGAAttaggggttgatgggaaatgtaTGTAGTGCTTGCTATAAATTAGTTTATTCTAGGCCAACAAATGAAACATTGTCTCAGTTATTGATGGGTGATatagagaaaagaaatctcATCACAAGTATCAGTCAATATTGATGTATATCAAATCactatttctgtcatttctacTTCACATGGTAAAAAAGATTATAGTGGCATTCACCATCTTTGTGGGAACATGCTTTCATCACATTTTGCAGTGCACGCTACTGTGCTTCTTGTTCGGACTTTAAACAGCCAAAATATCGCCACATCACCGAATTCCTCCTTTTCAACAATGTCCTTGTCTTTGGAGCTTTGCGCCGTGTCCGTTTGGGAGTCTTCTTATTAACGCTGACGcttgatttttcaacattttctgtcctcattttctcttttatctcaCTCACACTCCTGACATACCTATGTGCTCGGCTGCAGTAGCCCAAACATTAGCACATTATGGCCCAGCTCTAGTTTTGGTACTTAAGTGGTGAATACAAGGACTCAGGAGAAAAGTGTAGAGGTGTTAAGTATGTGGACTAAATACGTAGGGGATTAACTAAAATCTATGTTAACTGTAAACGTTTTGTACGACACATGCTTCCCTGCAGGACACAAACTTACCTGGTCTAAGAGTCTGGGTGTAACCAACACCAACAAGGCTATTGTTGTTCACTTTAgcctggaaaaacacaaaacatcacaaGTCAGTAGATGAGTAGTGGTcccatctttctttttcagagCGAGGTGGACGAGGCAAGTCTGTGCTGCTTTACTTACACTGATGGTGGCATCACTGTCCAGCTGGTACTTGGCTGCAATACCGAAGCGTGTGCTGTTGCTGCCAGCGGTCCAGGCCAGGTTGACGGCTGTCTCCAGCTTGTCGCTCACCTTCTGGTAGATGGAGCCTCCAAACTCAGCTCCATCATTACTAAAACAAATGAGATCAAGCTAAGGTAAATATTTGAAAGCTAAGAGGTTTCACGCATGTTGAAGCTGTTTCCAGCAGCTTGTACAAACATCCatcctctttccttccttttctgTCAGAAATTAAGAACtacaaaatcaacaaactgaTTTATAGAAAAGGAATCCATCAGGCcagtttaaataaatgaattgtaaATTGGTTGTGATTGCTTATGACTGACTACAATACTGATTGTATTGGTTATTATTGTCATTTGGGAATTGCTTAATAAACAAACCTGTAACGTATCTaaataatttatgtttttatccatACACCCATTTAGAAGATGTATTTGTTTGGAGGAAACTGGTGCATTTTACTTAAACCACACGCAGAATCCTTTAGAAGGAGTAAACAAGGTCACATTCAGTTACTTTCTAAGTTTAACAtgaagctgctctgctgcatttCTTCCGTCAGACTGTAACAGCTCCTCAGGTTATATTTAACCATAGCAACCTGCATAAAGCCATGTGAGGTTTTGTGTTGGACCTTTTCATTGTTACATTTTTTTAGTTAACCAATGGTTTGCAcatggcaacacacacataactaCCTATAAATGTTATGCTTCTCTTTGTTAACTGAGTGGCCTGAAGACAGTGAAAACCCAAACGGTGAAGAGTTTCCCACTTACACATTGGTCTGGAGCTGGAAGTCTCCAGTCTTGTAACCAATGGCAAAGTTGTTCTGGGTCATCTTGGATTTGGCAGTGTCGAAGCTCATCTGGTAACCGGCGAGCCAACCCTCGTAGCCGACAACGGCAGCCCCGTGGATAGTGGGGCCAGCAAAGTCGAAGTCGACATCACAGCCAAGGTTGACGTACTCGCGCTTGTAGGCGGTCTTGACTTTGCCACTCTTCTTGCTGTTGGTGAGAAACACTGGTCAACCTCAAACTGAAAACGCAATCAAGTCAGATtagtaaataaaacacagcttcAGTTACACGAGTGCAGTAAACAATAAGCTCATTTGTGACTGCAAAGACTTACAAACAgattgatttttattgtgtctcGTTTTGACATGTTCAAAGATGTATTTTTGTTGTGAAAtgttatttagaaaaataaacactaaatGAAAAACCTTGGGGAACACTTGGCCTATCTTTAAACCCCCCCACAATGTTGTTGCACCCACTGGCTCAGATTTATGGCTCCCATAGAGCTAACTCTACACCCAGGCTCAATGCCAACTGTCAGCTCGTGTTGCAAGCAGGTCAacaaattttattttccttcatagGAAACATTGGTGGACGATTACAAAAATGATCAGCCAAATCACCAGCTTTGAATAATGGCTGACTCAAACTTCCATTTCTCTTTCTACAAACCAGCCTTTAACTTGCTGctggtttttatttctcagtctGAGCACGACACTGAAGCCTTGAACATGCTGTCTCAATGTAGCCACATAACTCCAACAACCTGCTTAGACTCAATATGAAAGCAGGCACGTGCCCTTTTGGGTCAAGTGCCATATTCCTCATGGGCAAACTAGAGTTTAATTTCCtccctgaaaacaacaaactgcaaaacatcaTCCAAACATACAAATATGTAAAACCCAACAGCAGTAATGTTACATCAGAAAAACTGCATAGAGCGATCAGGGTCAAACGCGGCTACTCCACTTTTCAGCAGCACAGATCAGGTTACAAACATGTAGTCATGTGGAGAGGCAGTGCAgtcatttgttgtgtttacatgtgagTTTAAATAACATGAAACTAACTTTATCATGAACACTTTATTGTAACTAAGATCTTACCCAGTGTTTGGTGAGAAGGTTGTGTCAAAAGTCAACTTCAGTCCCTTGGCAATCtgtgagaaaacagaacaaTCCATTTGACAGTTACAGAAATTAATGATGCGTGAAATGTGAAACTACTTGGACAGCTGATGTTAAACTAATGGAGAAAATAAGTAAATCTAACCTGATCTTCAACTGTGATTTCTGTTCCCAAGGTGTTGTCGGTGTTCCACTTCTCAGTGAAGGTCAGACCATATTCTGACCTCTTGTATTTAGTTTCCAGGCTACCTGCTACTTTGCTGGTGTCGGTGTTGGaggatccagatgttttgaatTCCTGCAAGAGACAATTTCAgaaataaatgacacatttaAGAAAAGTGACTGTGGATGAAACAACCATGAATTTCGAAAAAACTAATCGCACCATTACCAAACATTTGCGTGATGTTTGTGTTCTAGTTATGTTCTGACTCATGAGGGCTCAACACTCTTTAATACATTGCGTGAGTAATACTGTTTTAGTGTAGTATTCGAGGACTGGACCACACCCATATTTAAAGTAAGCCTTCATTTTGATCTCAGCTACACAATTTTAAATTTAAGCTTTGTGAATGTAACTATAAACACCAACATCTGCCAATGTGGACAAAGCTGCCTCTGAGGTAAATCCCAATATAGTCGGTGACTTGAGGACCACACTTTAAGACTAacagacacatacatatatacacacagaggcAGCCAATACCACGAAATTGACATTTATGACTTTAATTTGGAGAAAAAACACTGCTTAAGGAGAATTGATGATTCACTGTATGATAGAGCACAGTTAAAACTTTGAAGCAGAATTATTGTTCTGGGTGGTAGCAGCTTGTTACCTTTATGGCCGACAATgcacaataaatattttcaaagcaGAGTAAGGAAATGTAATTTACTTAACATGCTGTGAACTACGAAGTACAGCAGGTTCTAGTAATCTGTTCTGAAACCACAAAGAAATGTACTTACAACTCCACTGTTTGACTTTGTCTTGACATCGAGCTTCACCAAGCCAAATCCTGAAGAGAAGAAAGTTCAAATACTTTGTCAGCTACATCGACTTTACTTGGCAGCACAAGATGTTCGTCATCACAGAAATGATTGGCCAGACTGTGTAGAATCCTACCATAGCCTTTGTTGAAGATGTCTTTGGCAGACTTGCCCAGGTCAGCGTATGTGGGAGGCACGGCCATTGTATCTGTAAacagaagtgaaataaaatgctcAAATGATTCTTGCAGTACATTTCCACCTGTGGTGGTCCAGTTGAACAGCAAGACAGAATAATAACTTGGGCtcataatatataattttaataataaacttCATAATTGCACCCCAACTGTTACTGTGTGAATAGAAAAATGCAAGTACTGCTATTGTTGGTTAAGTAGCAAGATATTAGTCGCTTAAAAAAAGTAatagttttaaatatatatgtttatacaCATGGAGGATACATGCAGGATCTGTGGTAGTGAGTATTATCGAttctaaacaaacaaatggttaGGATAAGGATGTCAGCTGCATCTGTtcctgctgcagttgccacagcATTCTTAAAACCAACACCTCACTACTATCCATCCTCCTCCTGTAGATGACAAAggttttttaaagcagctgtacAAGATTGAGGGGAATGCAGTCCTTGCTGCACACTGTCATCCCCTTCTGCTACAGGATCAGCTTCATTTATTCCAGCTGAGGACATTAACTGCCTCtgatcacacatttaaaattaacATTACTAGCTTCATGTAGCTACATGTGACATCTGACACAGACAGTGgacaatcacagacacacacacttgtcctaAGTGTGTAACAGCCGATGGACAAGGTTACTCAGAGACAGGAGCCATTTTGTCCTGTTCAGGCCTGTCTCTCGATAAAACTACTCCTCCACGTGAGTTGGCAGCCACCGCTTGGCGTGGCCACGCACATGCCGGTGACAATTAGCGCGATGTGTTAATTCAAGTGTTCACTCGCATTTCCAGCTCACGTATGCCAACTAGGCCAGAGGGAGATTAACGGAGCGCCCGATGGAAATCAAAGTAGTAAAGGGGATTGACTTGGttcatttactttaaatacAACATTCACCGGCTCATCAGCAACAAATGAAACgtgcaaaacaaagaaaagctgcCGTGATTAACTCGACATGTGTCAGACGCAGCACGCTAACTGCGGCTAGCTTAGCTAACTTAGCTAGCCTGCAGAGTACCGGCATGTGTGTAACTCGCTCCGCCGCATGTTGTCGCTCTCATCGACGGGAACAAAACAGCGTCAGGCCGCTTAGATGGTTCACTTACCGGTAAGAGATGAGGCTGGTGGTAAAGTAAAACGACTTCCACGGAGATGTTCCTCAAACCGCACGGCCGGAAAAGGCGTCACCGGTTGGAGGGCGAGCTGAAGGAGACTGCACCGCAACGAGACCCACACCTATCACAGCCGCGGCTCAGGACCCGAGGCGGCCGCCCAGTGTGCCTGACTGAAAGTACTTTTTACATCACAGCGTGGCTGCGTAATATAAGAAGaaactgttgaaatgttttttcttacaAGGATTACCGGATATTTCCAACactgtgatgaaaaaaataaagatcctGTAGGTCAAACTTATAAGCACTGTTTAACCAATGTGAATATAGgctgtagatagatagatagatagaagatagatagatagataatataatTTGACCTGCAAGTCTCATATGCTgatagtaaaaataaatatacaaataataaatactcATTAAAGTGTGAGAAGCCTAAAATAGGTGTAATGAAGTGTCTCTTGAGGGCTGCCAGGCCAGTCAGGCCAAAATGTAACATCATTTAacagcagcaatgacaaatgtCAAATGATGTCACATTTTTGAATCTATTATTGTACGACAGTTATTTCTCTCCGTTAAATGTCACCAAGAGTTCATTGACATAATGTACATGTGAGGACAATGCCAACAACAACCAGCATCAAGAAGTAAAACATTGAAATGGTTGCCAAGTAGAAGATCTGGattgtgcagctctggagtcacaTACCTGCAGAATGAGAACAGGAAGACAAGGTGTCATATTTTTCATTAAGTAAAACCTGAATCAACACTGATGATTCAGGTTAATGTAACGATTCAATATGTGTAATATGTACTACTAATTATCTACCAAAATCAACAACTTCAAATGTACTTCTTTACACATTTCATTATCTCAAGAtggaagtttttattttctttaaattgtttgtGAAATCCAAACATTGCCACCAACAGTAACTTACAACATAATTAAATGTGCCATAGAAtatcaaatatatgaaaataaaatagtgaGTTAAgtgaacacacaaaacattaattACTAATGATTTCATTGAAAATGGTTTCACCTGAATTTAACCTCTGTCCTTTACATCATGCTCTTAAAATGGTTGTATTGAGCTTAATTGTATGTTTGTAAACAAAACAACTCAAATTAATCCTATTCAAAAACGAAATAAAAAGAATTCAAACTCACCTTGAGTTGAACTTGTCAGAGAAGTCAGTGAAAGAAGTTGAAAATTCCGATCTGACAGTTTGTTTCCTCAGTTGAAAGATTAAAACGTAGCTCCTTTTCCAAAGGCTGCTGGGAGCGGACGGGAACATTTCACAGTTTGAACGGAAGGGTTTTGGGTTTTTTCGCAGGTGAGGCCTTAAGGTGAGGCCTTTGCAGTTTCCCTCCAAAAGTGACTCCCTGATTCACTTCCTGACTTACCTCCCAATTTCATAAAAATTAATCTTTATAGTCTAAATCCAGAGAAGTTGAATgcatcacagtgaaataaagcTTTATGTAAAATACAAGAGTCCCTTCTTCAACAATGGTTGTTCAATCCTCATTGAGTTTAAAATCCTGAGTACTGACAGCAGGCTGTCGGCCTAGTCACACAATATTTATTACATGATactttaatgtaaaaacatgaccCGTAGTGATTCAGTGACTCTTTTTCAACACGTAAAGACACTGTAGAAAAGTTTCTTTAACGTCGAATCAACTTCAACCACAAAGAATCTTTTCATGTTGAGTTAACAAGATTTctgtctgtaaacacacagaattACAATCTAAAgtagtgagaaaagaaaaagtctgaatgaTACAATAAAGAGTCCAGAGATCAACTAACAAACAAGACAATAACACTTTCAGGGatgaagaacaaacaaactACTCAGTTGAAATCATTCTGTTTCTCAGACTTGGAGCAGAGAGAACCCTCTTTAAgatacaaaacaacacaaacagaaaaaaactgcttttcCTCCACTAGAGCAAAACATCTGCTCAAACAAATGTCTCGAACAACGAGGAGTCAAGTGACTGCTGGACTCACCGAATGCTCACAGGAGAGAAGAGTCTCAGATGTTTGTTTGGAGACAGCGCTGCTACTGGACCAGCTGCTGTGCGGTCCTCTCTCCACAGGGAGGCGCCGTCATGACTTCGACTCCATATTTAAAAGCGGAAAGGCGGGATCAACGATTTACATCAATTAAGAAGTGTATATATTCAGTTTCGCTTGCAGAGGACGGATATCCGCCATTTTGTCTGCACTGTGGTGTCCTTCCCTGGATTTAACCATtttaaatcaattcaattcCGAACAGTTTTATTAATGcagataataaactttattatttcaaggcacttaacatagTGACGTGTAGACCTAATGAAttacagagaaacccaacagctcAGATCATGAGTGAAAACTTTGGAATTAATAGAGTTTAATAGAAATATAGCATATACAGtggaaattatatattattattacattatataacATTTCTCGGTAACCCCACTCCTCGCTAAGAGTAGAGCTGAAAATGTTCTACTTGGTGTTTGAAGAACTATTGTGAATTAAGAACTAAAAATCCACATATTCTGGACACGAATGTGAAGTGAAGCCTTCACATTCCACTGACTTCAACACACTGGATTTAAAACTCGCCCGCTGTGCAAGAAAGTCTCAAACATTTCTAAAGTGATCTGCAAAGAGTGGCTGAAAATTCCAAGAGTTAAGCTTTATAAGtacttacatttaaatatattatttttgaaaatgaatttgaacaaTATATTAAAGTATACTTCTCTTAAAAAACAGGAACGTTTTAAAAATCCTGAATGTATATTCCCAGTATGAGGTTTTTGTGAGATTATGAACTCTGCTTGACATTGTCCCCTGGCTTTATGTTTGTCTGAAATTATAAATGGTACAATCGAACATTTAAATTTAGCAATCAAACAGGCCAATGCTTCTTTATGCTTTGTAGTGAAGGGTAGAAAAAAGTAGAAAGAAACTAAAGCACAACAAAGCAATAACAGCATACAAATAATTGCTACAGAATATCCGAGTGATTTACAGA encodes:
- the vdac2 gene encoding voltage-dependent anion-selective channel protein 2 encodes the protein MAVPPTYADLGKSAKDIFNKGYGFGLVKLDVKTKSNSGVEFKTSGSSNTDTSKVAGSLETKYKRSEYGLTFTEKWNTDNTLGTEITVEDQIAKGLKLTFDTTFSPNTGKKSGKVKTAYKREYVNLGCDVDFDFAGPTIHGAAVVGYEGWLAGYQMSFDTAKSKMTQNNFAIGYKTGDFQLQTNVNDGAEFGGSIYQKVSDKLETAVNLAWTAGSNSTRFGIAAKYQLDSDATISAKVNNNSLVGVGYTQTLRPGVKLTLSGLVDGKNINAGGHKLGLGLELEA